A window from Flavobacterium gyeonganense encodes these proteins:
- the accB gene encoding acetyl-CoA carboxylase biotin carboxyl carrier protein — protein sequence MDLKEIQNLIKFVANSGVAEVKLEMDDVKITIRTTLETNVTEATYVQQLPAQAALPQAVAPQQTAPVVVNVNSEAAAPAENSKFITIKSPIIGTFYRKPSPDKPVFTEVGSTIAKGDVLCVIEAMKLFNEIESEVSGKIVKILVDDMSPVEFDQPLFLVDPS from the coding sequence ATGGATTTAAAAGAAATTCAAAACCTAATCAAATTTGTAGCAAATTCGGGAGTTGCAGAGGTGAAGTTAGAAATGGATGATGTAAAAATCACTATCAGAACAACTTTAGAAACAAATGTAACTGAAGCTACTTATGTACAGCAATTACCAGCTCAGGCTGCATTGCCGCAAGCAGTTGCTCCGCAGCAAACTGCACCGGTAGTTGTAAACGTAAATAGTGAAGCGGCTGCTCCTGCTGAAAATTCTAAATTCATTACTATAAAATCTCCAATTATTGGGACATTTTACAGAAAACCATCTCCGGATAAACCAGTTTTTACTGAAGTAGGAAGTACTATCGCTAAAGGTGATGTTCTTTGTGTAATTGAAGCAATGAAATTATTCAACGAAATTGAATCAGAAGTTTCAGGTAAAATTGTAAAAATTCTTGTTGACGATATGT
- a CDS encoding beta-ketoacyl-ACP synthase III, protein MNTITAAITAVGGYVPDFVLSNKVLETMVDTNDEWITTRTGIKERRILKDADKGTSYLAIKAAQDLIAKANIDPLEIDMVIMATATPDMMVAATGVHVATEIGATNAFAYDLQAACSSFLYGMSTAAAYVQSGRYKKVLLIGADKMSSIVDYTDRSTCIIFGDGAGAVLFEPNYEGLGLQDEYLRSDGVGRDFLKIPAGGSLIPASEETIKNRQHNIMQDGKTVFKYAVTNMADASELILQRNNLTKEDVNWLVPHQANRRIIDATAGRLDLEEDKVLVNIERYGNTTSGTLPLVLADFENKFKKGDNVIFAAFGGGFTWGSIYLKWAYDKK, encoded by the coding sequence ACCAATGATGAATGGATCACGACCCGTACGGGAATAAAAGAAAGAAGAATACTTAAAGATGCTGATAAGGGAACTTCCTATCTTGCTATAAAAGCAGCACAGGATTTAATAGCAAAAGCCAATATTGATCCGTTGGAAATTGATATGGTAATAATGGCAACAGCTACACCGGATATGATGGTGGCGGCTACTGGTGTACATGTTGCCACAGAAATCGGTGCAACTAATGCATTTGCTTACGATTTACAAGCGGCTTGTTCAAGTTTTTTATATGGAATGTCTACTGCAGCTGCTTATGTGCAGTCAGGACGTTATAAAAAAGTACTGTTAATTGGGGCAGATAAAATGTCATCAATTGTAGATTATACAGACAGATCTACCTGTATTATTTTTGGAGATGGAGCCGGTGCGGTTTTATTTGAGCCAAATTATGAAGGTCTGGGATTACAAGATGAATATTTACGAAGTGATGGTGTTGGACGTGATTTTCTTAAAATTCCTGCAGGAGGGTCTTTGATTCCTGCTTCCGAAGAGACCATTAAAAACAGACAGCACAATATCATGCAGGATGGTAAAACGGTATTTAAATATGCTGTTACCAATATGGCTGATGCTAGTGAATTAATTTTGCAAAGAAATAATCTGACAAAAGAAGATGTGAACTGGTTAGTGCCACATCAGGCAAACAGACGTATTATTGATGCTACTGCCGGAAGATTAGATCTTGAAGAAGATAAAGTATTGGTCAATATCGAAAGATATGGTAATACCACTTCTGGAACATTACCATTAGTACTGGCTGACTTTGAGAATAAGTTTAAAAAAGGAGATAATGTTATTTTTGCCGCTTTTGGTGGTGGATTCACCTGGGGATCTATTTACTTGAAATGGGCTTACGATAAGAAATAA